One part of the Desulfatirhabdium butyrativorans DSM 18734 genome encodes these proteins:
- a CDS encoding TetR/AcrR family transcriptional regulator, translating to MPSRLQKAKQDPESMKGRILKTARKLFGDYGYDATTTRRIAKEVGIDISTLYYHWGEKQDLYEAVILDINDEIQERFREIERRVKGQSLDVRLDIAIDVMADYLFENPEVANLMLLGYFSKDRHGITLDSRMADHIASIAVAMGLSPDKQNVSVQAKARIMAVWNSVLNFISGENFFRPMMNVDHEAYRLVVKETLKFILVPAFVK from the coding sequence ATGCCCTCTCGTCTGCAAAAAGCCAAACAAGACCCCGAATCCATGAAGGGTCGGATTCTGAAAACGGCCAGAAAACTCTTCGGCGATTACGGATACGATGCCACAACCACCCGACGGATCGCTAAAGAAGTCGGCATCGACATTTCGACCCTGTACTATCACTGGGGGGAGAAACAGGACCTCTACGAAGCCGTGATCCTCGACATCAACGACGAAATTCAGGAGCGATTCCGGGAAATCGAGCGGCGGGTGAAAGGGCAGAGTCTCGATGTCCGGCTCGACATCGCCATCGACGTGATGGCCGATTACCTGTTCGAAAATCCCGAAGTCGCCAACCTCATGCTCCTCGGATATTTCAGTAAGGATCGTCACGGCATCACGCTCGACTCTCGCATGGCGGATCATATCGCATCCATTGCCGTTGCCATGGGCCTGTCTCCGGACAAACAGAACGTTTCCGTTCAAGCCAAGGCGCGCATCATGGCCGTCTGGAATTCGGTGCTGAACTTCATTTCCGGTGAAAATTTCTTCCGCCCGATGATGAATGTGGATCATGAGGCCTACAGGCTGGTCGTCAAGGAAACCCTGAAATTCATTCTGGTGCCGGCGTTCGTGAAATAG